In Stieleria varia, one genomic interval encodes:
- a CDS encoding tetratricopeptide repeat protein, producing the protein MSDLHAQYNDVEKLIDDEKFTEAIDGLKAIVAEDESFVLAHLALARVYTKTGQHAEAIEHGEKACELEPTDSFNFTAMSVTYQRAWAGTQDQTYIQKAEDAMARAQMLQSQQ; encoded by the coding sequence ATGAGCGATCTTCACGCCCAATACAACGACGTCGAAAAACTGATCGACGATGAAAAGTTCACCGAAGCGATCGATGGACTCAAGGCGATTGTCGCCGAAGACGAATCGTTTGTCCTGGCGCACTTGGCACTCGCACGTGTCTACACCAAGACAGGCCAACACGCCGAAGCCATCGAGCATGGCGAGAAAGCGTGTGAATTGGAGCCGACCGACTCGTTCAATTTCACCGCGATGAGCGTGACCTATCAACGAGCATGGGCGGGCACGCAAGATCAGACCTACATTCAGAAAGCCGAAGACGCGATGGCTCGCGCACAGATGCTGCAATCGCAGCAGTGA